A window of the Fulvia fulva chromosome 3, complete sequence genome harbors these coding sequences:
- a CDS encoding Acetylesterase gives MWPPALFVTSHSQVTMGAAPSNPVPVLPARYLFSFGDSYTATGFDISGAQPSLSNPLGNPPYPHTTTSGGDNWVDIVVYNSTRKDTVAYNYAVGANFVNMTAAQGQAYAPSGPVKELKDQMDQFRQLPKTILWNATNSVFFNFFGVNDIAVQVFSGRSYDNATKILAPDMSNYFTQIGQQYSLGARRFVVVLVPPIWRASVFDYGRATTAATVRNLTTIWNNAIQSSATSFPSRYPGAKMVIFDPTATFNQILDQPQQYGAPNNTCYSYPAGQPCLWADFIHPGLVVQKALGNAMNTFLKSNGM, from the coding sequence ATGTGGCCTCCAGCACTGTTTGTCACATCACATTCGCAGGTCACCATGGGCGCTGCACCATCCAACCCAGTCCCTGTCTTGCCAGCGAGATACCTCTTCTCTTTCGGCGACTCATACACCGCTACAGGCTTCGACATCTCCGGTGCCCAACCCTCTCTAAGCAACCCGCTCGGAAATCCGCCATACCCTCATACCACTACCTCCGGCGGCGACAACTGGGTAGACATCGTCGTCTACAACAGTACACGGAAAGACACTGTGGCCTACAACTATGCTGTCGGTGCCAATTTCGTGAACATGACAGCCGCTCAAGGTCAAGCTTATGCACCATCAGGACCAGTCAAAGAGCTCAAAGATCAGATGGATCAGTTCCGCCAACTGCCAAAGACTATTCTATGGAATGCGACAAACAGTGTGTTCTTCAACTTCTTCGGAGTCAATGACATCGCCGTTCAGGTCTTCTCCGGCCGCAGTTACGACAATGCTACAAAGATACTCGCACCAGACATGAGCAACTACTTCACGCAGATTGGTCAGCAATACAGTCTGGGAGCACGAAGATTCGTGGTGGTCCTCGTTCCACCGATCTGGCGTGCCTCCGTCTTCGACTATGGAAGGGCTACCACAGCGGCTACCGTTCGAAACTTGACAACTATCTGGAACAATGCAATTCAAAGCTCTGCAACATCTTTCCCGTCGAGATATCCGGGTGCCAAGATGGTTATATTTGACCCAACAGCGACTTTCAACCAGATCCTTGATCAGCCGCAGCAGTACGGCGCGCCCAACAATACCTGCTACAGCTACCCCGCTGGCCAGCCTTGTTTGTGGGCAGATTTTATCCATCCTGGACTGGTGGTGCAGAAAGCTCTCGGCAATGCGATGAACACATTCTTGAAGAGCAACGGAATGTGA
- a CDS encoding 2,2-dialkylglycine decarboxylase, which translates to MARLYENIDQRQLQQDADDSLLHYGTAFHPEIIVHAEGRTIVDSLGHRMLDWTSGQMSTLIGHGNPEIVETIHSHAKNLDHLFSGMLSPPVITLAKRLTSLTSPGLDKAFFPSTGGESNEAAIRLAKFYTGKFEIVGLASSWHGVTSGAIAAQYHAGRSGYGPNMPGNLTLPTPNAYRSIFRHPDGSYDWQTELNYGFDLVDKQSCGSLAAVILEPILSSGGMLVLPAGYLKAIKEHCERRGMLLIIDEAQTGIGRAGDMFAFQHCAEDEGIVPDILTLSKTLGNGLPLSAVVTSDRIAEFAKENHFLFYTTHINDPLPASVGDKVLEIVVRDKLVERSRQLGQKFQDRLRLLQSRYGCIGDVRGRGLMAGIEIVADRDTKKGNPDLGAAVGAKMTEMGLWAQLSTMPSFGGVFRLAPPLTTTDEELEFGLNVIEKAFASTAGTMPLYDSAERQAAASYVEARL; encoded by the exons ATGGCCAGATTGTACGAGAACATCGATCAGCGACAACTCCAGCAAGATGCCGACGACTCGCTACTGCACTATG GAACGGCATTCCATCCCGAGATCATCGTTCATGCTGAAGGTCGAACGATCGTGGACAGTTTGGGACATCGCATGCTGGACTGGACTTCTGGACAGATGTCCACACTGATCGGCCATGGGAATCCGGAGATCGTCGAGACTATTCATAGTCATGCTAAGAACCTGGACCATCTCTTCTCTGGCATGTTGAGCCCGCCAGTCATAACTTTGGCGAAGCGATTGACATCGTTGACATCGCCGG GACTCGACAAGGCATTCTTCCCGAGTACAGGCGGCGAAAGCAATGAAGCGGCAATCAGACTTGCAAAGTTCTACACGGGCAAGTTTGAGATCGTCGGTCTGGCATCTTCATGGCACGGCGTAACCAGCGGCGCGATCGCAGCCCAGTATCATGCCGGTCGATCGGGCTATGGTCCAAACATGCCTGGAAACTTAACTCTGCCGACGCCTAATGCGTATAGATCAATCTTTAGGCATCCGGACGGCTCCTACGATTGGCAGACAGAGCTCAACTATGGCTTTGATCTTGTCGACAAGCAGTCTTGTGGCTCACTTGCTGCAGTCATTCTAGAGCCCATCCTATCGTCTGGAGGTATGCTTGTGTTGCCGGCAGGGTATCTCAAGGCCATCAAGGAACACTGCGAACGTCGAG GAATGCTGCTCATTATCGATGAAGCTCAGACTGGCATTGGCAGAGCAGGCGATATGTTCGCCTTCCAGCACTGCGCCGAGGACGAAGGTATTGTGCCAGATATCTTGACTCTCAGCAAGACACTCGGAAACGGTCTTCCCCTCTCGGCGGTCGTCACGAGCGACCGTATCGCAGAGTTCGCTAAAGAGAACCACTTCCTCTTCTACACCACACACATCAACGACCCTCTCCCGGCCAGCGTGGGCGACAAAGTCCTCGAAATCGTTGTACGTGACAAGCTAGTCGAACGATCTCGCCAGCTCGGTCAGAAGTTCCAGGACAGATTGAGACTGCTCCAGTCACGCTACGGCTGCATCGGCGACGTCCGTGGTCGTGGCCTCATGGCTGGTATCGAGATCGTGGCAGATCGCGACACGAAGAAGGGCAATCCAGATCTTGGAGCCGCTGTTGGGGCTAAGATGACCGAGATGGGTTTGTGGGCTCAGCTGAGTACGATGCCATCTTTCGGCGGTGTTTTCAGGCTCGCGCCGCCGTTGACCACGACGGATGAGGAGTTGGAGTTCGGCTTGAATGTTATTGAGAAGGCATTTGCGTCGACGGCAGGGACTATGCCGTTGTATGATAGTGCCGAGAGGCAGGCAGCAGCTTCGTATGTTGAAGCAAGGCTGTAG
- a CDS encoding Hydrolase pyvD produces MGSNEKRHVDVAWLAKPSGDCCLKGHMHVGNPRGKFETIAGVDTYVVSPNPGKSNGHILFYYADVYGMFTNAQLVMDEFADAGFLTLGLDYFNNDPIFLHRNGPQESKEGFDFEAWKAKYSEFAEKKVPEWTAEVKRMYGQPSTKYGCVGYCFGAPYVCNSLADGTCQAGGFAHPAFLKDHHFRNLKAPLFLSCAEVDHTFGTESRNKAVDMMIEDAKEYSLQLFHGVEHGFALRANLDVAYEAWVKEQSLKSLAGYIEFWLSQ; encoded by the exons ATGGGTTCCAACGAAAAGCGACACGTTGACGTAGCATGGCTGGCGAA ACCATCTGGAGACTGTTGTCTCAAGGGACATATGCATGTTGGCAACCCTAGAGGAAAGTTCGAAACGATTGCTGGCGTTGATACTTATGTTGTGTCTCCGAACCCGGGCAAGAGCAACGGCCATATCCTGTTCTACTATGCCGATGTTTATGGCATGTTCACTAATGCTCAACTGGTCATGGATGAGTTTGCAG ATGCTGGCTTCTTAACTCTCGGTTTGGACTACTTTAACAAC GACCCGATCTTCCTGCATCGTAATGGCCCACAGGAGAGCAAAGAGGGCTTTGACTTCGAGGCGTGGAAGGCAAAGTACTCCGAGTTCGCTGAGAAGAAAGTTCCAGAGTGGACTGCTGAGGTCAAGAGAATGTATGGGCAACCGAGCACGAAGTATGGTTGTGTCGG ATACTGCTTCGGAGCACCATATGTGTGCAACTCGCTCGCAGACGGTACTTGCCAGGCTGGCGGCTTCGCGCACCCGGCTTTCCTGAAGGACCATCACTTCCGGAACTTGAAGGCGCCATTGTTCTTGAGCTGCGCCGAAGTCGACCATACCTTTGGGACGGAGAGCAGGAACAAGGCGGTGGATATGATGATTGAGGATGCGAAGGAGTACTCGCTGCAGCTGTTCCATGGGGTTGAGCATGGGTTTGCGCTGCGGGCGAATCTGGACGTGGCTTATGAAG CGTGGGTGAAGGAGCAGAGTCTGAAGTCGTTAGCTGGCTACATCGAGTTCTGGCTGTCTCAGTAG
- a CDS encoding Ribosome-recycling factor, whose amino-acid sequence MTVVNMSFTYITVVERAVAQTSRPLLSARARVLNTQCRCSKPFLGSISHANTHISQASGFSTSRWLAKKGGKEGKGAKSNKEDKQDVGKVDAAKSSKDPRAGDEDPFDFDALEADLASCIEKLRESLSKLRTGGRFNHEMIENLRVQPDKSEKQTIKLNDLAQVIPKGRTVQVLVGEQDHVKPVSSAIQASSLSLTPQPDPTGANPLLVVLNIPPPTAESRKAAVQEAVKAGEKANMAVRDARGKQQKKLRAMQLSKAARPDDLKKAGTQMEKVVEKGSAEVKKIVDNAKKVLESG is encoded by the exons ATGACCGTCGTAAACATGTCATTCACTTACATTACCGTGGTAGAGAGAGCTGTTGCTCAAACATCGAGACCGTTGCTCTCGGCGAGAGCTAGAGTGCT AAACACCCAATGCCGATGTAGTAAACCCTTCCTAGGCTCCATTAGCCATGCGAATACGCATATATCACAGGCCAGCGGCTTCTCGACATCACGATGGCTAGCCAAGAAGGGTGGCAAAGAGGGCAAGGGAGCCAAGTCCAACAAGGAAGACAAGCAGGATGTCGGCAAGGTCGATGCTGCTAAGTCGTCGAAAGACCCCAGAGCTGGCGATGAGGATCCATTCGACTTCGATGCGTTGGAAGCAGATCTCGCCAGCTGCATTGAGAAGTTGCGGGAAAGCCTGTCAAAGTTAAGAACAGGAGGACGCTTCAACCATGAGATGATCGAAAATCTACGAGTCCAGCCAGACAAGAGCGAGAAGCAGACGATAAAGCTGAATGATCTGGCACAAGTCATCCCGAAAGGGCGTACTGTGCAGGTGCTTGTAGGAGAGCAAGAT CACGTCAAACCAGTCTCCTCGGCGATCCAGGCATCTTCATTGTCGTTGACACCACAGCCAGACCCGACCGGCGCCAACCCACTACTGGTCGTTCTCAACATTCCTCCCCCCACCGCCGAATCACGAAAAGCAGCTGTGCAAGAGGCAGTCAAAGCTGGAGAGAAGGCCAACATGGCAGTACGCGATGCAAGAGGCAAGCAGCAGAAGAAGCTGCGTGCCATGCAGCTCAGCAAAGCTGCGAGACCGGACGACTTGAAGAAGGCGGGCACTCAGATGGAGAAGGTTGTTGAGAAAGGCAGTGCTGAAGTAAAGAAGATTGTGGACAACGCAAAGAAGGTTTTAGAGAGTGGTTGA
- a CDS encoding Transcription elongation factor S-II gives MANLDAKQLFETGKQIAKAAEAGDPPSTILALLAPLENVKVTEDLLRQSKIGVAVTKLRQYKADPKVGEIATRLVNRWKQEVNLHKKKRPAAAEGSPAPSNKALNGAAANGRSSGTSSPVPQSKTEVKEGRKSTVDPEKRNTNTDNINHKLTGDAVRDGCLKLMYDGIAFKSEESPDAVLDVARKVEVAAFQHFKSETNQDYKAKMRSLFQNLKMKNNTLLRKDVFSMRIAPKDFVTMTAEDLKSEEKREQEEALQKENMRKAMTAIEEKAVSTTMTCGKCKQSRVAYSQAQTRSADEPLTTFCECTMCGHRWKFS, from the exons ATGGCGAACTTGGACGCAAAGCAGCTGTTCGAGACTGGCAAGCAGATAGCCAAAGCCGCCGAGGCCGGCGACCCACCAAGCACAATCCTCGCACTTCTAGCACCGCTCGAGAACGTCAAGGTGACCGAGGATCTTCTGCGGCAGTCTAAGATCGGAGTCGCAGTCACCAAGTTACGGCAATACAAGGCCGACCCCAAGGTCGGCGAGATCGCAACAAGGCTGGTGAACAGGTGGAAGCAGGAAGTCAACCTTCATAAGAAGAAGCGACCAGCAGCAGCAGAAGGTAGCCCAGCACCCTCGAACAAGGCTCTCAATGGCGCAGCAGCAAACGGTCGGAGTAGCGGCACGAGCAGTCCGGTGCCGCAGTCAAAGACGGAGGTGAAGGAGGGGCGCAAGAGCACCGTCGACCCGGAGAAGCGCAATACAAACACAGACAACATCAATCACAAGCTCACTGGAGACGCCGTGCGGGATGGCTGCCTCAAGCTCATGTACGATGGTATCGCATTCAAGTCGGAGGAGTCGCCGGATGCTGTACTGGACGTAGCACGGAAGGTGGAGGTCGCGGCATTCCAGCACTTCAAGTCGGAGACGAACCAGGACTATAAGGCCAAGATGCGGAGTCTATTCCAGAACTTGAAGATGAAGAATAACACACTACTGCGCAAAGACGTCTTCAGCATGCGCATCGCGCCGAAGGACTTTG TGACCATGACCGCAGAAGACCTCAAATCAGAGGAGAAGCGCGAGCAAGAAGAGGCGCTTCAGAAGGAAAACATGCGAAAAGCCATGACAGCAATCGAGGAGAAGGCGGTTTCCACCAC AATGACATGTGGCAAGTGCAAGCAGTCGAGAGTCGCGTACTCGCAAGCACAGACTCGGTCTGCTGATGAGCCGCTTACCACCTTCTGCGAGTGTACGATGTGTGGCCATCGCTGGAAAT TCTCATAG
- a CDS encoding Actin-related protein 2/3 complex subunit 2, which produces MLLLDYQNVLIESLLKDRFSPDSTPSSIDQVVSDFDNVTFHISTPNSKTQILISIAVKCFPELVKYGAEAILQREYGPFIVSPESGYDFSVQVDLENLPESQEEKDDLIRRISLLKRNAMAAPFEQAFDEYASLAEQAGHYTSESAPQGVKEGGELRAIHYRDQEAIYVKASHDRVTVIFSTVFSDETDRIYGKVFLQEFVDARRRAIQNAPQVLFRNDPPLELQGVSGLPSGKGEVGYITFVLFPRHLTQQRRYEVISHIQTFRNYFHYHIKASKAYIHSRMRRRTADFLQVLRRARPETEEKERKTASDADAAALRYQSAPVEFHSTTQRPRQCSCYVCHAINENRCELADSMLNGTRLPYFSAEYLDAWQLREQHEEDHCFETAPQTLSEAETDLSDGDETDKTEESSHLSAELHGVEHGSKVVSVVKSDEPQDAVELQPAEEDRYDGVFMVCDHCHAHALPCNEASVCDQCRLHNQACVHRWCRDSSESKAACQNPDCPYVHEDSMPATDRDPGYLVLDGRLVPYMARGRIPARSTKRLNRTTDVIERMIMLNARQRQGCAAIQAAVSGGLGTTNNLSLNCDCQPLEMAPM; this is translated from the exons ATGCTGCTCCTTGACTACCAGAACGTGCTCATTGAGTCGCTGCTCAAGGACCGCTTCAGTCCAGA CTCGACCCCCTCATCGATCGATCAAGTCGTGTCGGACTTCGACAATGTCACCTTCCACATCTCGACGCCCAACTCCAAGACCCAGATCCTCATCTCCATCGCAGTAAAGTGCTTTCCGGAGCTCGTCAAGTACGGCGCAGAGGCGATCCTGCAGCGTGAATATGGACCCTTCATTGTCTCTCCCGAATCAGGCTACGACTTCTCCGTCCAAGTCGACCTCGAGAATCTCCCAGAATCTCAAGAAGAGAAGGATGATCTGATCAGGCGGATAAGCTTGCTGAAGCGCAACGCTATGGCAGCACCCTTCGAGCAGGCATTCGACGAGTACGCATCTTTGGCAGAGCAGGCGGGTCATTACACGAGCGAGAGTGCACCACAGGGTGTGAAAGAGGGCGGAGAGCTACGAGCGATACATTACCGCGACCAGGAAGCAATCTATGTCAAGGCCAGCCACGACCGTGTGACAGTCATCTTCAGCACGGTCTTCTCGGATGAGACAGACAGGATTTACGGCAAGGTGTTCTTGCAGGAGTTTGTCGATGCGAGAAGGAGAGCTATTCAGAATGCGCCGCAGGTGTTGTTCCGCAACGATCCGCCTCTGGAGCTGCAGGGTGTGAGTGGGCTTCCGAGTGGCAAGGGCGAGGTGGGATATATAACATTTG TGCTCTTCCCAAGGCATCTCACACAGCAGCGGCGGTACGAGGTCATCTCGCATATTCAGACGTTCCGCAATTACTTCCACTACCATATCAAGGCTAGCAAGGCATACATTCACAGCCGTATGCGGAGGCGGACGGCAGACTTCCTGCAAG TCTTACGAAGGGCTCGTCCAGAGACCGAGGAGAAGGAGCGAAAGACGGCCAGTG ATGCAGACGCAGCCGCTCTACGCTACCAATCCGCCCCCGTTGAGTTTCATTCTACCACTCAGAGACCAAGACAATGCAGTTGTTATGTCTGTCATGCCATCAACGAAAATCGCTGCGAGCTGGCCGACTCTATGCTGAATGGGACTCGACTACCTTACTTTTCGGCCGAGTACCTGGACGCTTGGCAGCTCAGGGAGCAGCACGAGGAAGATCATTGCTTCGAGACCGCGCCACAGACGCTATCCGAGGCCGAGACAGATCTCTCTGATGGAGACGAGACGGACAAGACCGAAGAAAGTTCGCACTTGTCTGCCGAACTACACGGAGTGGAGCACGGAAGCAAAGTTGTCAGTGTGGTGAAGTCAGATGAACCGCAAGAT GCAGTCGAGCTCCAGCCCGCCGAGGAAGACCGCTATGATGGCGTATTCATGGTCTGCGACCACTGCCACGCCCACGCTCTGCCGTGTAACGAAGCCTCTGTCTGCGATCAGTGCCGTCTCCACAATCAGGCCTGTGTCCACCGTTGGTGCCGCGACTCGTCCGAGAGTAAAGCCGCTTGCCAGAATCCCGACTGCCCCTACGTTCACGAGGACAGCATGCCAGCCACCGATCGCGATCCAGGCTATCTCGTTCTTGACGGTAGACTAGTCCCATACATGGCGAGAGGTCGCATCCCAGCAAGATCTACCAAGAGGCTGAACAGAACCACCGATGTCATCGAGCGCATGATAATGCTCAATGCAAGGCAGCGTCAAGGATGTGCGGCAATTCAGGCTGCGGTCAGTGGGGGTCTGGGTACTACTAATAATTTGAGCTTGAACTGTGATTGTCAGCCTTTGGAGATGGCACCGATGTGA
- a CDS encoding Squalestatin S1 biosynthesis cluster protein L1 yields MRNLLSQLLALGPELAVYILALPLLASRPTHALTQNAISSPNLDLSQLGRVAIGGDFDSVSLYRYEGQNENLSSNGSQSLLTRYPDGAWQSLGLVDADATIMAMCPFVAQDGTNNGVIVGGNFTSLKGVQASSIGLWNPNDNSVTALPGLTGPVRALYCDQESGTVYVGGNFMGGNSTNAMAWVTGWQNLPFAGFNGPVNSITKNSAGNIVFGGEFTGLGNASTPSTPDAQVVNIGGGRILASATTGSTSTDQPQDIVCSTSANGTNWLLPDHAPGFWQGEYGFGFVPTKLRLYNANVNGRGTKEWLFRRLDDNGILNMTYVDPVTGQNMTCDQKCPLPENNSTAQDFHFVNSVGVSKFQIEINEWYGAGGGLSGIELFQDDIYSYAVDNFNEPRCNGLSSGSSSTISPNDGTWVQVANRGYTASDFLSSTLSSTDKISFDTNVVFRPNIQQSGNYSVTVYTPGCVQDGTCGTRGQVNMTGSMTSEGAPITTTLFQTNNYDKFDQIYYGYIDVDQGAFAPSVTLSPVLGQAAPLTVVASRVRFELISTTDGGLNGLYEYNSTAATTDSEFSNSAINTAGSDLDTGARINAFAQGEDALYVAGSFSNNDMSNIMSVADRANALPGRGLNGEILGMRLNGTSLYVVGTFDNTADRTATGLNNVAVFSTSDNQWSALGAGVNASVFDIVPLAINVTSDDQQDCLALSGNFTSVNAFDGNAAFEVEGFAIWVPSQRNWLQNIANASVALNGYLSTYTEIPDMTPLYAGTVRSQGLGYADAIQLVGSGNPTIETLGVRLQQSTEPSEGESSSMRKRALADHSSGQNYTGVYNGIFYHQNNLNITILGGNFAATSSNGSTVENLVFINNTETTQTVNGVDGLDADSIIVAMDTYGTLVFAGGAINGTVNGNDATGLVVFDLSANRFASPHPPALGGDNVVVNAVATQPESSVVYVGGSFDTAGSLQCRTLCSYDAGIMQWQNVVSGLSGTINTMVWASNTELIIAGNLTIEGNATTMATYNSKKQTLEEYAGGSTLPGPIIALSAVSNKYDEFWISGVATANSSVYLAKYADNTWTGAGGLGESTTIRKLQIMPLTSDHADSDLMAKDQSLMILGDVNIPGQGNASAVLFNGTTYEPYILTNMQDGTQGSLSAIFVSNPQNLMDNSGHQLALGLVVVIGLAISLALIFLMVVIGILLERRRRRKEGYVPMTVDKSSNIARLPPETLFQNLEGKNPPQL; encoded by the coding sequence ATGCGAAATTTACTATCACAGCTGCTGGCCTTAGGGCCAGAGCTGGCGGTGTACATACTGGCGCTTCCGCTGCTCGCATCTCGACCGACACACGCACTCACGCAAAACGCCATTTCATCGCCCAACCTCGATCTGTCGCAATTAGGACGTGTGGCCATTGGAGGAGACTTCGACTCGGTGTCGCTGTACAGATACGAAGGCCAAAATGAAAACCTCTCGAGTAATGGCAGTCAGTCGCTGCTTACGCGGTACCCGGATGGCGCGTGGCAGAGCCTTGGACTGGTGGATGCCGATGCGACAATAATGGCCATGTGCCCGTTCGTCGCGCAAGACGGCACGAATAATGGAGTCATTGTGGGTGGCAACTTTACGAGTCTCAAGGGCGTGCAGGCGAGCTCAATTGGGTTATGGAACCCCAACGACAACTCGGTGACCGCATTGCCCGGCTTGACTGGACCAGTGCGAGCGTTGTACTGCGACCAGGAATCGGGTACAGTGTATGTTGGAGGCAACTTCATGGGCGGCAACTCGACAAACGCCATGGCATGGGTCACTGGATGGCAAAATCTACCTTTCGCTGGGTTCAACGGACCTGTCAACAGCATCACGAAGAACAGCGCTGGGAATATTGTCTTTGGTGGTGAATTCACCGGCTTGGGCAACGCTTCTACCCCATCGACACCCGATGCTCAGGTCGTCAACATCGGTGGAGGCAGAATCCTCGCATCAGCAACAACCGGATCTACCAGCACTGATCAGCCGCAGGATATCGTCTGCAGCACTTCCGCAAATGGCACCAACTGGCTTCTTCCCGATCATGCGCCAGGATTCTGGCAAGGCGAGTATGGGTTCGGCTTCGTCCCGACTAAACTTCGCCTGTACAACGCGAATGTCAATGGCCGTGGCACCAAGGAATGGTTGTTCCGACGCCTGGACGACAATGGCATCCTGAACATGACCTACGTGGACCCTGTTACCGGTCAGAATATGACTTGCGACCAGAAATGCCCTCTTCCAGAAAACAACAGCACTGCCCAAGACTTCCATTTCGTCAACAGTGTTGGTGTAAGCAAGTTCCAGATCGAAATCAACGAGTGGTACGGCGCCGGCGGTGGCCTCAGCGGCATCGAGCTGTTTCAAGATGACATTTACAGCTACGCGGTCGACAACTTCAACGAGCCACGTTGTAATGGTCTCAGCAGCGGCTCTAGCTCCACGATTTCGCCAAACGATGGCACGTGGGTGCAGGTCGCGAATCGAGGCTACACCGCATCAGACTTCCTGTCATCAACCCTGAGCTCTACAGACAAGATCAGCTTTGACACGAACGTCGTCTTCCGGCCGAACATTCAGCAGTCCGGCAACTATTCGGTCACAGTCTACACGCCAGGCTGCGTGCAAGATGGCACTTGCGGAACACGAGGCCAGGTCAATATGACTGGCTCGATGACCAGCGAGGGTGCACCCATCACCACCACGTTGTTCCAGACCAACAACTACGACAAGTTCGACCAAATCTACTACGGTTACATCGATGTTGACCAGGGTGCATTCGCTCCCTCGGTCACGCTCTCGCCCGTTCTTGGCCAAGCTGCTCCATTGACCGTCGTCGCATCGAGGGTCCGCTTCGAACTGATCTCTACCACGGATGGCGGTCTCAACGGTCTGTATGAGTACAACTCGACAGCCGCAACCACCGATAGTGAATTCTCCAACTCAGCCATCAACACCGCTGGCTCCGACCTGGACACCGGCGCACGCATCAATGCATTCGCTCAGGGTGAGGATGCGCTCTACGTTGCTGGTAGCTTCTCTAACAACGACATGTCGAACATCATGTCGGTGGCTGACAGGGCCAATGCATTGCCCGGTCGCGGTCTCAATGGAGAGATTCTGGGTATGCGTCTGAATGGAACGAGTCTCTACGTTGTCGGCACATTCGACAATACTGCCGACAGGACAGCCACTGGCCTCAACAATGTAGCCGTCTTCTCGACAAGCGACAACCAGTGGTCAGCTCTTGGTGCTGGAGTGAATGCGTCGGTCTTTGACATCGTGCCCTTGGCAATCAACGTTACTTCCGACGATCAACAAGACTGCCTGGCTCTTAGCGGTAACTTCACTTCTGTCAACGCGTTCGATGGTAACGCAGCATTTGAAGTTGAAGGCTTCGCTATCTGGGTGCCAAGTCAGCGCAATTGGCTGCAAAACATCGCCAATGCCAGCGTTGCTCTTAATGGCTACCTCAGCACATACACCGAGATCCCAGACATGACGCCGTTGTATGCAGGCACCGTCAGGTCGCAAGGCCTTGGCTACGCTGATGCAATCCAGCTTGTCGGTTCTGGCAACCCCACGATTGAAACGCTCGGTGTGCGTCTTCAGCAAAGTACTGAACCCTCTGAAGGCGAGTCTTCTTCGATGCGCAAGCGTGCTCTGGCTGATCACAGCTCCGGTCAAAACTATACTGGAGTGTACAACGGAATCTTCTACCACCAGAACAACCTCAACATTACCATCCTCGGCGGCAACTTTGCTGCCACTTCTAGCAACGGCTCGACAGTGGAGAACCTTGTATTCATTAACAACACCGAGACAACGCAAACTGTCAATGGGGTCGATGGTCTCGATGCAGACTCCATCATTGTCGCCATGGATACATATGGCACCCTCGTCTTCGCAGGAGGCGCCATCAATGGCACCGTCAACGGCAACGATGCGACCGGTCTCGTTGTCTTCGATTTGTCCGCCAACCGATTTGCTTCTCCACATCCTCCCGCGCTCGGGGGCGACAATGTTGTGGTCAATGCAGTAGCCACTCAGCCTGAGAGCAGTGTTGTCTATGTGGGTGGCAGCTTTGACACTGCCGGTTCGCTTCAATGCAGAACACTCTGCTCATACGATGCTGGGATCATGCAGTGGCAGAACGTGGTATCCGGCTTGTCGGGAACGATCAACACCATGGTCTGGGCATCGAACACCGAATTGATCATCGCTGGTAACCTGACCATTGAGGGCAACGCCACGACCATGGCCACGTACAACTCGAAGAAGCAAACACTCGAAGAGTATGCTGGCGGCTCGACACTACCTGGACCAATCATCGCTCTGTCTGCTGTCAGCAACAAGTATGATGAGTTCTGGATATCTGGCGTGGCCACTGCCAACAGTTCAGTGTACCTTGCAAAGTATGCGGACAATACCTGGACCGGTGCGGGCGGCCTCGGGGAGTCGACGACGATCAGGAAATTGCAAATCATGCCGCTGACTTCTGACCACGCTGACAGTGATCTCATGGCTAAAGATCAATCATTGATGATCCTCGGTGATGTCAACATCCCAGGGCAAGGCAATGCGAGCGCGGTGCTATTCAACGGGACTACTTACGAGCCCTACATCCTTACGAACATGCAAGATGGCACGCAGGGCAGTCTGTCGGCCATTTTCGTCAGCAATCCGCAGAACTTGATGGACAACAGTGGGCATCAGCTTGCCCTCGGACTCGTGGTCGTGATTGGCCTGGCGATATCTCTTGCGCTCATCTTCCTCATGGTCGTGATTGGTATTCTACTTGAGCGACGGAGAAGACGCAAGGAAGGTTACGTCCCGATGACGGTCGACAAGAGCAGCAACATTGCTCGACTACCGCCGGAGACACTCTTCCAGAATCTGGAAGGCAAGAACCCGCCACAGCTATAG